TTAAGATACGAGTGGGATACACTCATCATTTAGAAGAGGTATATGGAATGAACAAGATGGTTAAGACATCTGCATTGCTTTCAACAGCAGTGATCTTGGGATCAAGCTTCGCTGTTGTACCAGCATCTGCTGCTACATACAAGACAATCAAGTGGTCAGAATCAGCTGATTTGACTACGATGGATCCTTCAGCTGCAACAGATACGGTTGCTTTTGATGCGTTGCAAGCTACTGGTGAAGGATTGTACCGTAGCGGTAAGAATGGTAAGCCTGCTTTGGCATTGGCTAAGTCTGTTACTAAGTCAGACGATGGTTTGACTTATACTTTCAAGTTGCGTTCAGGTTTGAAGTGGGCGGACGGTTCATCATTGACTGCCCAAGACTTCGTTTACGGCTGGCAACGTACGAACAACCCTAAGACAGCATCACAATACGCATACTTATTCTCAGGAATTAAGAATGCTGATGCTATCCAAGCTGGTAAGGAAACTGATTTGTCAAAGTTGGGCGTTGAAGCCAAGGATGACACAACTCTTGTTGTCACTTTGGAAAAGCAAATGCCACAATTGGCCTCTGTTTTGACAATGGCACCTTTCTACCCACAATCAAAGACGTTCAATGAAAAAGCTGGTAAGAAGTTGGGCACGGCTGCCAAGTATTCATTGTCAAACGGACCTTTCATTTTGAAGGGTTGGAACGGGTCTAACTCAAAGTACTCATTCGTAAAGAATCCTAACTACTGGGATGCCTCAGCAGTGAAGTCAAAGAAGATCACTGTGCAAACGATCAAGGATCAAAACACAGGTTACAACTTGTTCAAGGGTGGTAAGTTGGATTACACGACTTTGTCATCAGACCAAGTGAAGGCTTCAAAGAAGAACAAGAACTACGTTAACTACCCACAAGCTTCATCATTCTACTTGGACTTTGGGCGTAAGCAAGTGTCTGCTTTCAAGAACCTAAAGATTCGCCAAGCCTTCTCATATGCGATTGATCGTCAGACATTTGCTGACAAGATCTTGACTGGTTCTGGAAAGGCAGCTTACTCATTCACTTCAGCTGGATTGGCTAAGGATCCAAACACTGGTAAGGACTTTGCTAAGTCAGCTCGTGTCAAGGGTGCCATCTCATATGACAAGAAGAAGGCTGCTAAGTTGTGGAAGCAAGGGTTGAAGCAAGTTTCAACTGCTGAAGCAAAGCGCGTTAAGAACATCACGATTTTGACTGATGACACTGATGGTGCAAAGAAGTCAGCACAATTCTTACAATCACAATTGCAAAACAACTTGAAGGGCTTGAAGGTCTCAATCAAGACGGTACCATTCAAGCAACGTTTGAGCTTATCACAATCAAAGAAGTTTGACGTGGTTATCTCAGCTTGGGGTGCGGACTACGCTGACCCATCAACGTTCTTGGACTTGTTCAAGTCTGACTCATCATTTAACAATGGTGGTTGGGCAAACGCTGCCTATGACAAGGCAGAAACTAAGGCAACAACTACTGACGCTGGTAATGACAAGGCTCGTTATGCTGACTACAAGGAAGCTGAGCAAATCATTGAGAAGGAAGTCGGTGTTGCACCACTTTACTACCAATCATACCCAACTTTGACTAGCAATAAGGTTAAGGGTGTAATCGCACACTCAGTTGGTGCTAAGTTCGACTGGAAGTACGCTTACAAGAAGTAATTTGGATTCATCAATATTCCTGAAAAGCAGGCTCGCAAGAAAATGCGACCTGTTTTTTTGGTGTTATCATCCTAATGCTTGATGGTTAAACGTAACTAAAGGTCCGAGGTTGGGCACGTAGCACGGCGCGTCTTAAAACCGAACTTTCGCTGGTTATTTAAAGCGTAGCTCCCATGATATTTAATGGTTAGGAATCCATTAATTACTTTAGCTAAGAGTATGGGATAAAATGGCGATTTATATAGTAAGAAACCGAATAATTAGCCAGCTCAATCAAAAAAATGTGGCAAAATTCAACTATTTGATCGGAATAGTTAGTAAAAAAAAGCGATAATAGCGTGAACAGTATAGTTATTCTAGAATATTTGTGATAAAATTAAAAACATTCTAATCATGTGTAGGTGAAGTATCATATACTCTCATCTGCTACTTGATATCCTCACATTATTTGATGGTGGAGAAAAATTTGGAAAGGATCATTGATATGATCAAATATATCTTGAAACGTCTTGCAATCATCGTTGTAACGTTGATCATTATCATCACGGCGACATTCTTTTTGATGAAATTGATGCCAGGCTCACCGCTTGCCAATGCAGAACGTTTGTCAACTTCACAACGTAAACTAATCGAGGCTCAGTATGGTCTGGATCGACCAATGATCGTGCAATACTTGAGCTACCTCTGGAATGCGTTTCATTTCAACTTTGGAGTTTCCTTCCAATATGCTAATCAACAAGTATCAACGTTGATTGCACAACGGATGGGACCTTCAGCGCAACTAGGTGTGCAAGCTTTGATTTTCGGAGTTATCTTTGGAATCGGCCTTGGATCAGCTGCGGCGGTTCGTCGTAACACAAAGACTGACACGGCTTTGTCAATCTTAGCGGTCCTTGGAATTTCAATTCCCTCATTCGTGGTGGCTGCTTTGCTACAATACTATGTTGGGTTGAAGTTAAACTGGTTGCCAATTGCTGGTTGGAAGGGGTTCGCCTCAACTATTTTGCCAACCATCGCCTTGGGCTTGAGCCCATTGGCTATCTCAGCCCGTTTCATTCGCACTGAAATGGTTGATGTTTTGGGGTCTGATTATATCGAATTGGCCCGTGCTAAAGGTTTGTCAAAGAGTGAGGTTATCTTCAAACACGCCTTACGTAATTCATTGATTCCAGTGGTGACGTTGATCGGCCCAATGGCAGTTAACTTGATGACTGGTTCAATCGTTATCGAGCAAATCTTCTCAATTCCTGGAATCGGACAGCAATTCGTTTCTTCAATTTTGACGAATGACTATCAAATTATCATGGGAACCACAATTGTCTACGCCATGATGTTGATGGTAGTGTTGTTGATTACGGACATCTTATATGGATTAATCGATCCACGTATCCGTTTGTCATAGAAAGGGGCCTCGTTAAATGGATAAAGTACAATTAACAGCGGCTGATTTCACATACATTACCGCTGATCGCCACGAAGAAGCAGAACGAATTGCAAAGCCTTCACTGACTTTCGCACAAGATGCTTGGCGTCGACTCAAGAAGAACAAAGGGGCGTTCGTCTCA
This is a stretch of genomic DNA from Weissella soli. It encodes these proteins:
- a CDS encoding peptide ABC transporter substrate-binding protein, translating into MNKMVKTSALLSTAVILGSSFAVVPASAATYKTIKWSESADLTTMDPSAATDTVAFDALQATGEGLYRSGKNGKPALALAKSVTKSDDGLTYTFKLRSGLKWADGSSLTAQDFVYGWQRTNNPKTASQYAYLFSGIKNADAIQAGKETDLSKLGVEAKDDTTLVVTLEKQMPQLASVLTMAPFYPQSKTFNEKAGKKLGTAAKYSLSNGPFILKGWNGSNSKYSFVKNPNYWDASAVKSKKITVQTIKDQNTGYNLFKGGKLDYTTLSSDQVKASKKNKNYVNYPQASSFYLDFGRKQVSAFKNLKIRQAFSYAIDRQTFADKILTGSGKAAYSFTSAGLAKDPNTGKDFAKSARVKGAISYDKKKAAKLWKQGLKQVSTAEAKRVKNITILTDDTDGAKKSAQFLQSQLQNNLKGLKVSIKTVPFKQRLSLSQSKKFDVVISAWGADYADPSTFLDLFKSDSSFNNGGWANAAYDKAETKATTTDAGNDKARYADYKEAEQIIEKEVGVAPLYYQSYPTLTSNKVKGVIAHSVGAKFDWKYAYKK
- a CDS encoding ABC transporter permease, with amino-acid sequence MIKYILKRLAIIVVTLIIIITATFFLMKLMPGSPLANAERLSTSQRKLIEAQYGLDRPMIVQYLSYLWNAFHFNFGVSFQYANQQVSTLIAQRMGPSAQLGVQALIFGVIFGIGLGSAAAVRRNTKTDTALSILAVLGISIPSFVVAALLQYYVGLKLNWLPIAGWKGFASTILPTIALGLSPLAISARFIRTEMVDVLGSDYIELARAKGLSKSEVIFKHALRNSLIPVVTLIGPMAVNLMTGSIVIEQIFSIPGIGQQFVSSILTNDYQIIMGTTIVYAMMLMVVLLITDILYGLIDPRIRLS